The genomic stretch AGATTAACTCCACGATTTCCAATTCTTTGAAACCAGTGATTTCATCTGTTTATAATTTGATTTTCAATGATCACACCTGCCTGCCGGCAGGCAGGTGGAACCTCGCATAGTTAATAAGCACTCCCCCATGTGTCACTCTCGACCTGCTCGATTTCATAACTTTTTCATCATCACAATCCTATAATCCTCCACCCCACCTTTTCGGATTACGTTCATGATCTTGAAGCTCCTCTTGAGCCCAAAGCAGATCATGGCCGGAAAACGGTTTCTGGTCTTAAAGAAAATTTTCTTATACCCATTCATCTTAGCCCATTTCTCCATATAATCAGCCAATGCCGTAGCTACTCCATATTCTCGGAATCCTGGAATCACCCCTCCCATCCAGGAATAAAAAGTAGTAAGGCTGTCATGTTGGTATCCTACTTTAAACCCAGCTAACTTCCCCTCCACTTCTGCCACTAAGGCTAAATGAGACAAATTCTCAAGCCGCTTCCGGTAGAAGTCTTCTCCAATCTTTTCATGAAATTCCGGAATAAGCTGATGTATAGCAAAGAGCTCATCGCACGAGGCCTCTCGTATAACAATCCTTATTTTGTACTCCTTATTCATACTAATTTAGGTGTTATTGGGAATCTTCTAGCATGACAAGCTGAGCATCAAATTTCTCTACTAAAACCCAGGATAAAACAGGATTACATGATGAATTGTGAATTTGAATTCTAAAG from Algoriphagus sp. NG3 encodes the following:
- a CDS encoding GNAT family N-acetyltransferase — protein: MNKEYKIRIVIREASCDELFAIHQLIPEFHEKIGEDFYRKRLENLSHLALVAEVEGKLAGFKVGYQHDSLTTFYSWMGGVIPGFREYGVATALADYMEKWAKMNGYKKIFFKTRNRFPAMICFGLKRSFKIMNVIRKGGVEDYRIVMMKKL